A DNA window from Brenneria izadpanahii contains the following coding sequences:
- the fadA gene encoding acetyl-CoA C-acyltransferase FadA, whose product MENVVIVDAVRTPMGRSKGGVFRQVRAEELSAHLMRGILSRNPALEASEIDDIYWGCVQQTLEQGFNIARNAALLAEIPAAVPATTVNRLCGSSMQALHDAARAIMVGDAAVCLIGGVEHMGHVPMSHGVDFHPGLGRTAAKAASMMGLTAEMLARMHDISREMQDRFAVRSHQRAYRATRSGAFRHEIIPTNGHNSEGVLQRIDDDETIRAETSESALAALTPVFDPVNGTVTAGSSSALSDGAAAMLIMSESRAVSLGLPLRARIRAMAVVGCEPSVMGYGPVPATKKALKRAGLSLSDIGMFEFNEAFAAQTLPCIKDLGLLEDMDEKVNLNGGAIALGHPLGCSGARISTTLINLMESRDVQFGVAAMCIGMGQGIATVFERR is encoded by the coding sequence ATGGAAAATGTCGTGATAGTCGATGCCGTGCGAACGCCAATGGGCCGCTCCAAAGGCGGCGTATTCCGTCAGGTTCGGGCCGAAGAGTTGTCCGCCCATCTGATGCGCGGCATTCTCAGCAGAAATCCTGCGCTGGAAGCCAGCGAAATTGACGATATTTACTGGGGTTGCGTGCAGCAAACGCTCGAACAAGGCTTCAATATCGCCCGCAATGCGGCGTTATTAGCCGAAATTCCCGCCGCCGTTCCCGCCACTACCGTTAATCGATTGTGTGGTTCATCCATGCAGGCGCTGCACGATGCGGCCCGTGCGATCATGGTCGGCGATGCGGCGGTCTGTTTAATCGGCGGTGTAGAGCATATGGGACATGTGCCGATGAGCCATGGCGTGGATTTTCATCCGGGGCTTGGCCGCACGGCGGCGAAGGCGGCGAGTATGATGGGACTAACCGCCGAGATGCTGGCTCGCATGCATGATATCAGCCGGGAAATGCAGGATCGGTTTGCCGTGCGTTCTCACCAACGGGCCTATCGGGCAACCCGGTCTGGCGCGTTCCGCCATGAAATTATCCCGACGAACGGCCATAACTCCGAAGGCGTGTTACAACGCATCGACGACGATGAAACTATCCGTGCGGAAACCAGCGAGTCCGCGCTTGCCGCCTTAACACCTGTTTTCGATCCCGTTAACGGCACCGTGACGGCGGGCAGTTCCTCCGCGCTCTCCGATGGCGCCGCAGCGATGCTAATCATGAGCGAATCGCGAGCGGTTTCATTGGGGTTGCCCCTACGAGCGCGGATCCGCGCCATGGCCGTTGTCGGCTGCGAGCCTTCGGTTATGGGATATGGGCCAGTCCCCGCCACGAAGAAAGCCCTAAAGCGCGCCGGGTTGAGTCTTTCAGACATCGGCATGTTTGAATTTAATGAGGCATTCGCGGCTCAGACTCTGCCCTGCATTAAAGATTTAGGGCTGCTGGAAGATATGGATGAAAAGGTCAATCTCAACGGTGGCGCCATCGCGCTCGGCCATCCGTTAGGCTGTTCCGGCGCCCGCATCTCCACCACGCTGATCAATCTGATGGAAAGCCGCGATGTACAGTTTGGCGTAGCGGCCATGTGTATTGGAATGGGCCAGGGGATCGCCACCGTATTTGAGCGCCGGTGA
- the ubiD gene encoding 4-hydroxy-3-polyprenylbenzoate decarboxylase produces the protein MISMKYRDLREFLSLLEERGELKRISQPIDPYLEMTEIADRTLRAEGPALLFENPKGYGMPVLCNLFGTARRVAMGMGQEDVGALRDVGKLLAFLKEPEPPRGFRDLVDKMPKFRQVLNMPTKRLSSAPCQEQVWQGEDVDLSRIPIMHCWPEDAAPLVTWGLTVSRGPHKERQNLGIYRQQLLGKNKLIMRWLSHRGGALDFQEWCQEHPGQRFPVSVALGADPATILAAVTPVPDSLSEYAFAGLLRGHKTEVVKCLSNDLEVPASAEIVLEGYIEPGETAPEGPYGDHTGYYNEVDSFPVFTVTHITQRRDAIYHSTYTGRPPDEPAVLGVALNEVFVPILQKQFPEIVDFYLPPEGCSYRLAIVTMKKQYPGHAKRVMMGVWSFLRQFMYTKFVIVCDDDINARDWKDVIWAITTRMDPARDTVLVENTPIDYLDFASPVSGLGSKMGLDATNKWPGETQREWGHPIKKDPQVCARVDAIWDELAIFSDREPRR, from the coding sequence ATGATCAGCATGAAATATCGTGACTTACGCGAATTCCTCTCGCTGCTGGAAGAGAGGGGTGAATTAAAGCGTATTAGCCAGCCTATTGATCCCTATCTTGAAATGACGGAAATCGCCGACCGTACCTTGCGCGCCGAGGGGCCGGCTCTATTGTTTGAAAACCCGAAAGGTTACGGCATGCCGGTGCTGTGTAACTTGTTCGGCACGGCAAGACGTGTTGCGATGGGAATGGGGCAGGAAGACGTCGGCGCGTTGCGTGACGTCGGTAAACTGCTGGCGTTTCTTAAAGAGCCTGAACCGCCAAGAGGATTTCGCGATCTGGTGGATAAAATGCCTAAATTCCGCCAGGTGCTGAATATGCCGACGAAACGGCTGTCTTCGGCCCCTTGTCAGGAGCAGGTATGGCAGGGCGAGGACGTCGATTTAAGCCGGATACCGATAATGCACTGCTGGCCGGAAGACGCCGCGCCGCTGGTGACCTGGGGTCTGACTGTGAGCCGCGGGCCACATAAAGAGCGTCAGAATCTGGGAATTTATCGCCAGCAACTATTGGGCAAAAACAAACTGATTATGCGCTGGCTGTCGCATCGCGGCGGCGCGCTGGATTTTCAGGAGTGGTGCCAGGAGCATCCGGGGCAGCGCTTCCCGGTGTCCGTTGCGTTGGGGGCCGATCCCGCAACGATTTTGGCTGCGGTTACGCCGGTTCCCGATTCTTTGTCCGAATATGCATTTGCCGGCCTGCTGCGCGGGCATAAAACCGAAGTCGTGAAATGTCTGTCCAACGATCTGGAAGTCCCCGCCAGCGCGGAAATTGTGCTGGAGGGCTATATCGAACCGGGCGAAACGGCGCCGGAAGGGCCTTACGGAGATCACACCGGCTACTACAATGAAGTCGATAGTTTTCCGGTCTTCACGGTGACGCACATAACACAGCGGCGCGATGCGATTTATCACTCCACTTATACCGGCCGGCCGCCGGATGAGCCTGCCGTATTGGGCGTCGCGCTTAATGAGGTTTTCGTGCCAATTTTGCAAAAGCAATTCCCCGAAATTGTCGACTTTTATTTGCCGCCGGAGGGTTGCTCTTACCGTCTGGCGATCGTTACCATGAAGAAGCAATATCCCGGTCATGCTAAACGCGTCATGATGGGCGTTTGGTCTTTTTTACGGCAGTTTATGTACACCAAATTTGTTATTGTCTGTGACGATGACATTAATGCCCGTGACTGGAAAGATGTTATCTGGGCGATCACCACGCGCATGGATCCGGCGCGAGATACCGTATTAGTGGAAAATACGCCGATAGATTATCTGGATTTTGCCTCGCCGGTTTCCGGTTTAGGTTCCAAAATGGGGCTGGACGCCACCAATAAATGGCCAGGCGAAACACAACGCGAGTGGGGACATCCGATTAAAAAAGATCCTCAGGTGTGCGCGCGCGTTGATGCCATATGGGATGAACTCGCCATTTTCAGTGACAGAGAACCCCGGCGTTAA
- the trkH gene encoding Trk system potassium transporter TrkH, with protein MHLRAITRIVGLLVILFSGTMFIPGLVALIYRDGAGRAFTQTFLVALVIGIVLWLPNRKQKHELKSREGFLIVVLFWTVLGSVGALPFLFAEHPNLGLTDAFFESFSGLTTTGATTLVGLDSLPKAILFYRQMLQWFGGMGIIVLAVAILPILGVGGMQLYRAEMPGPLKDNKMRPRIADTAKTLWLIYVLLTVACAVSLWLAGMPVFDAISHSFSTVAVGGFSTHDASIGYFNNPMINTIIAIFLLISGCNFGLHFAVLSGRSIKVYWRDPEFRMFIFVQMSLVAVCTVMLWFHNVYASGMQTLNQAFFQVVSMATTAGFTTDSIASWPLFLPVLLLCSAFIGGCAGSTGGGLKVIRILLLFLQGSRELKRLVHPNAVYTIKLGNRALPERILEAVWGFFSAYALVFIVSMLAVIATGVDDFSAFAAVAATLNNLGPGLGVVADNFTSMNDAAKWILILTMLFGRLEVFTLLVLFTPTFWRE; from the coding sequence ATGCATTTGCGCGCCATAACCCGTATTGTGGGTCTGCTGGTTATCCTTTTTTCCGGGACAATGTTCATCCCGGGGCTGGTGGCCCTGATCTATCGTGATGGCGCCGGACGGGCTTTCACCCAAACTTTTCTGGTCGCGCTGGTTATCGGTATTGTGCTTTGGCTGCCGAACAGAAAGCAAAAGCATGAGTTGAAATCACGGGAAGGGTTCCTGATCGTCGTATTATTCTGGACGGTGCTGGGTAGCGTCGGTGCGCTGCCTTTTCTGTTCGCGGAACATCCCAACCTCGGCCTGACCGACGCTTTTTTTGAGTCCTTTTCCGGATTAACCACGACCGGCGCAACGACGCTGGTGGGGTTGGACTCGTTACCGAAAGCGATTCTGTTCTATCGGCAAATGCTGCAATGGTTCGGCGGGATGGGGATCATCGTTCTGGCCGTGGCTATCCTGCCTATCCTGGGCGTCGGCGGGATGCAGCTCTATCGTGCCGAAATGCCGGGGCCGTTGAAAGATAATAAAATGCGCCCCAGAATTGCCGATACGGCGAAAACCCTATGGCTGATTTATGTTCTGCTTACCGTGGCGTGCGCGGTTTCGCTTTGGTTGGCGGGAATGCCTGTTTTTGATGCTATCAGCCATAGTTTCTCAACCGTTGCGGTCGGCGGTTTTTCTACCCATGACGCCAGCATCGGCTATTTTAACAACCCGATGATTAACACCATCATCGCGATATTTCTGTTGATTTCCGGCTGTAACTTCGGCTTGCACTTCGCGGTGTTGAGCGGGCGCAGCATCAAGGTTTACTGGCGCGATCCCGAATTCCGCATGTTTATCTTCGTGCAGATGTCGCTGGTCGCGGTGTGTACCGTAATGCTGTGGTTTCACAACGTCTATGCCAGTGGTATGCAGACGCTGAATCAGGCCTTTTTCCAAGTAGTGTCGATGGCGACAACCGCTGGCTTCACCACGGATAGTATTGCCTCCTGGCCGCTTTTCTTACCGGTATTGCTGCTGTGTTCCGCATTTATTGGCGGGTGCGCCGGTTCAACCGGGGGCGGTTTGAAAGTGATCCGCATCCTGCTGCTTTTCCTGCAAGGCTCGCGTGAATTGAAAAGGCTGGTTCATCCTAATGCGGTCTACACCATTAAGTTAGGCAATCGCGCGTTGCCGGAGCGGATATTGGAAGCCGTTTGGGGCTTCTTCTCCGCCTATGCGCTAGTCTTCATTGTCAGTATGCTGGCCGTCATCGCGACAGGCGTGGATGATTTTTCCGCTTTTGCCGCTGTCGCGGCGACGCTGAATAATTTAGGGCCAGGGCTGGGCGTTGTGGCGGATAATTTTACCTCAATGAATGATGCGGCAAAGTGGATACTGATTTTGACGATGCTGTTCGGACGTTTAGAGGTATTTACTCTTTTAGTCTTGTTTACGCCAACGTTCTGGCGGGAATAA
- the tatA gene encoding Sec-independent protein translocase subunit TatA produces MGGISIWNLLIIAVIVVLLFGTNKLRTLGSDLGASIKGFKKAMGDDQPSAAEKAQQDADFATKSIAEQQPEAKKDETKNQHKEQV; encoded by the coding sequence ATGGGTGGTATTAGTATTTGGAACTTGTTGATTATCGCAGTAATCGTCGTATTGCTGTTTGGTACCAACAAGCTGAGAACATTGGGCTCAGATCTGGGCGCATCCATCAAAGGCTTCAAAAAGGCGATGGGTGACGATCAACCGTCCGCCGCTGAGAAAGCTCAGCAGGACGCTGATTTTGCGACTAAGTCGATAGCAGAACAACAGCCTGAAGCGAAGAAGGATGAAACAAAGAACCAGCATAAAGAGCAGGTATAA
- the tatC gene encoding Sec-independent protein translocase subunit TatC yields MAAEDSTQPLISHLIELRKRLLNSIICVLVVFVALVYFANDIYQMVSAPLIEKLPAGASMIATDVASPFFTPIKLTMIVSVFVSAPLVLYQVWAFVAPALYKHERRLMMPLLISSSLLFYAGMAFAYFVVFPLAFGFFAKTAPQGVLIATDINNYLDFVMALFMAFGISFEVPIAIVLLCWSGVVTPEDLKKKRPYMLVGAFVVGMLLTPPDVFSQTLLALPMYMLFEIGVFFSRFYVGKGRRAETEEPSP; encoded by the coding sequence ATGGCCGCTGAAGATAGTACCCAACCGCTGATTAGTCATCTGATCGAACTGCGTAAGCGGTTGTTGAACAGTATTATTTGTGTGCTGGTGGTGTTTGTGGCGCTGGTTTACTTTGCTAATGACATCTACCAGATGGTTTCCGCCCCGCTGATTGAAAAGCTTCCCGCAGGGGCCAGTATGATCGCTACTGATGTAGCGTCGCCGTTTTTCACGCCGATAAAACTCACCATGATTGTGTCGGTGTTCGTGTCAGCGCCGTTGGTGCTGTATCAAGTCTGGGCGTTTGTCGCGCCGGCGTTGTACAAACATGAACGCCGGTTGATGATGCCGCTGTTGATTTCCAGCAGCCTGCTGTTTTATGCCGGTATGGCGTTTGCCTATTTCGTCGTTTTCCCGCTGGCATTCGGCTTTTTTGCCAAAACAGCGCCCCAGGGCGTATTGATTGCGACCGATATCAATAACTATCTGGATTTCGTCATGGCGCTGTTTATGGCGTTCGGTATTTCGTTTGAAGTGCCCATCGCGATTGTCCTGCTGTGTTGGAGCGGGGTGGTAACGCCGGAAGATCTGAAAAAGAAACGCCCCTATATGCTGGTCGGCGCTTTTGTTGTCGGTATGCTGCTGACGCCGCCGGATGTATTCTCGCAGACGTTGCTGGCTCTCCCCATGTATATGTTGTTTGAGATCGGGGTATTTTTCTCTCGGTTTTATGTAGGTAAAGGCCGCCGTGCTGAAACGGAAGAGCCTTCACCGTAG
- the hemG gene encoding menaquinone-dependent protoporphyrinogen IX dehydrogenase, which produces MKALILFSSRDGQTREIASYIANLLKGTLECDVISLLSANDIDLAKYDRILIGASVRYGRFNPAVNKFIRRHLTRLRQIPSAFFSVNLTARKPEKRSLQTNVYTRKFLLNSPWEPDLCGVFAGALRYPRYRWFDRIMIQLIMHMTGGETDSSKEVEYTDWEQVTRFAHDFGQLTLKKSA; this is translated from the coding sequence ATGAAAGCTTTGATATTATTTTCCAGTAGGGACGGCCAGACAAGAGAGATAGCCTCTTATATCGCCAACTTGCTGAAAGGCACGTTGGAGTGTGATGTCATCAGTTTATTAAGTGCGAATGACATTGATTTGGCTAAATACGATCGGATCCTGATTGGCGCATCAGTGCGGTATGGCCGCTTTAATCCGGCGGTAAATAAGTTTATCCGGCGGCATCTGACGCGCTTACGGCAGATACCCAGCGCGTTCTTCTCAGTAAATCTTACGGCGCGTAAGCCAGAGAAACGCTCGCTACAGACTAACGTTTATACGCGTAAATTTCTGTTGAACTCGCCGTGGGAACCAGACCTGTGCGGCGTATTCGCGGGAGCGTTGCGCTATCCTCGCTATCGGTGGTTCGATCGCATTATGATCCAGTTGATTATGCATATGACCGGTGGTGAAACGGATAGTAGTAAAGAAGTCGAATATACCGACTGGGAGCAGGTAACGCGTTTCGCTCATGACTTTGGGCAATTAACGCTTAAAAAGTCCGCATAA
- a CDS encoding IMPACT family protein yields the protein MQSYPIPAAPVSVSEEIKKSRFITLLAPTKGIDAAKAFVQQAREQHPTARHHCWAYVAGAPDDSQQLGFSDDGEPSGTAGKPMLSQLMGSGIGEITAVVVRYYGGIQLGTGGLVKAYGGGVQQALKQISLQEKVLQKAYGLRCDYALLPQVESLIYQLGGQILHSDYGAEVTLSLSIPLRGVDEAAMRLRDISRGSLHLLPVSQ from the coding sequence ATGCAGTCCTATCCGATACCCGCGGCGCCGGTCAGCGTAAGTGAAGAGATTAAGAAAAGCCGTTTTATTACGCTGCTGGCGCCGACAAAGGGCATTGACGCGGCGAAAGCGTTTGTTCAACAGGCTAGAGAACAGCATCCCACTGCGAGGCATCACTGCTGGGCGTATGTCGCCGGCGCGCCGGACGATTCCCAACAACTTGGATTTTCTGATGACGGCGAACCATCGGGTACCGCCGGTAAACCTATGCTGTCGCAGTTGATGGGGAGCGGCATCGGCGAAATTACCGCGGTTGTTGTGCGCTATTATGGCGGGATCCAATTAGGTACCGGCGGGCTGGTAAAAGCCTATGGCGGCGGAGTTCAGCAGGCGCTGAAGCAGATATCGCTGCAAGAGAAAGTATTACAGAAAGCATATGGTTTGCGGTGTGATTACGCGCTATTACCTCAGGTTGAATCGCTGATATATCAGCTCGGCGGCCAGATACTGCATAGTGACTATGGCGCTGAAGTGACGTTGAGCCTGTCCATTCCCCTTAGAGGCGTGGATGAGGCGGCAATGAGATTGCGTGATATCAGCCGCGGTTCGTTGCATTTATTGCCAGTTTCACAATAA
- the pepQ gene encoding Xaa-Pro dipeptidase, which translates to MEKLASLYHHHLATLQQRTQAILARHQLDALLIHSGELLTVFLDDHDYPFKVNPQFKAWVPVTQVPNCWLWVDGINPPKLWFYSPVDYWHNVAPVPDSFWTDEVEISVLRNADDIGQLLPSPRQRVAYLGYTPQRALALGIAAENINPQGVLDYLHYHRAYKTDYELACMREAQKTAVVGHRAAHEAFLSGMSEFDINLAYLTATGHRDTDVPYDNIVALNEHAAVLHYTQLDHQVPSDVRSFLIDAGTEYNGYAADLTRTYSSQSDNAFAALVKDLNHEQLALIDTIQVGVRYTDYHVQMHQRVAKLLKSHQLVHGISEEGMVENGLTGPFLPHGLGHFLGLQVHDVAGFMQDDRGTHLAAPSQYPYLRCTRILEPGMVLTIEPGIYFIDSLLEPWRAGRFSQHFDWTKIDALKPFGGIRIEDNIVIHEQRVENMTRDQKLS; encoded by the coding sequence ATGGAAAAGCTGGCTTCTTTATATCACCATCATTTGGCTACGTTACAACAACGCACACAGGCTATTCTGGCGCGCCACCAGCTTGACGCTTTATTGATCCACTCAGGTGAGTTATTAACGGTATTCCTGGACGATCACGACTACCCCTTTAAAGTTAATCCGCAGTTTAAGGCCTGGGTGCCGGTAACTCAGGTGCCGAATTGCTGGTTATGGGTTGACGGTATCAATCCGCCGAAACTCTGGTTCTATTCCCCGGTGGATTATTGGCATAACGTCGCGCCCGTTCCGGATAGTTTCTGGACCGATGAGGTAGAAATCTCGGTTTTGCGCAATGCCGATGATATCGGGCAACTACTTCCGTCGCCGCGTCAGCGGGTCGCCTATCTCGGCTACACTCCGCAGCGCGCCTTGGCTTTGGGTATCGCCGCCGAAAATATCAATCCCCAGGGCGTGTTGGATTATCTGCATTATCATCGTGCTTATAAAACCGACTATGAGTTGGCCTGCATGCGCGAAGCCCAGAAGACCGCGGTTGTCGGCCATCGTGCCGCGCATGAGGCTTTTCTGTCCGGCATGAGCGAATTCGATATCAATCTGGCTTACCTGACCGCCACCGGCCACCGGGACACCGATGTGCCTTATGACAACATCGTGGCGCTGAATGAGCATGCGGCGGTATTGCATTATACCCAGTTGGATCATCAGGTTCCGTCCGATGTGCGTAGTTTTTTGATTGATGCCGGCACGGAATATAATGGCTATGCGGCCGATCTGACCCGCACCTACTCCTCGCAGAGCGATAACGCATTTGCCGCACTGGTAAAAGATTTGAATCATGAACAACTGGCTCTTATCGATACGATCCAGGTCGGAGTGCGCTATACCGACTATCATGTCCAAATGCATCAGCGCGTCGCCAAACTGTTGAAGTCTCATCAGCTGGTTCACGGGATCAGCGAAGAAGGCATGGTGGAAAATGGCTTGACCGGGCCGTTCCTGCCGCATGGACTAGGGCATTTCCTTGGGTTACAGGTACATGATGTCGCCGGTTTTATGCAGGATGATCGGGGTACTCATCTGGCCGCGCCGTCCCAATATCCCTATTTGCGTTGTACCCGGATACTGGAGCCTGGGATGGTCTTGACCATTGAGCCGGGTATTTATTTTATCGACTCGCTGCTGGAGCCTTGGCGCGCCGGTCGGTTCAGCCAGCATTTTGACTGGACGAAAATTGATGCGCTAAAACCTTTTGGCGGTATTCGTATCGAAGATAATATCGTTATCCATGAGCAGCGGGTTGAAAATATGACGCGCGATCAGAAGCTATCCTGA
- the tatB gene encoding Sec-independent protein translocase protein TatB, producing the protein MFDIGFSELLLVLVIGLVVLGPERLPVAVRTVAGWIRTLRSLASTVQNELSQELKLQELQDSLKKVEKAGLQNLSPELKASMDELKDAAEAVKRSYAEKSALKDKDEGNTAEQPSYQPLNDPEAVHDGVIDAEKTPPSTTANPEPEPKDNRIASAPVSDDKTKPEQPAVVSARQPSDDR; encoded by the coding sequence GTGTTCGATATCGGGTTTAGTGAACTGTTATTAGTCTTGGTGATTGGTTTGGTGGTCCTTGGGCCAGAACGTTTGCCGGTAGCGGTAAGAACAGTGGCTGGATGGATTAGGACGCTGCGTTCGCTGGCTTCTACGGTTCAAAATGAGCTGTCGCAGGAACTGAAGCTGCAGGAATTGCAGGACAGCCTCAAAAAGGTGGAAAAAGCCGGCCTGCAAAACCTGTCGCCGGAGCTGAAAGCATCCATGGACGAGCTTAAAGACGCGGCCGAAGCGGTGAAGCGCAGCTATGCTGAAAAATCGGCGCTCAAGGACAAGGACGAGGGAAATACGGCGGAACAGCCGTCTTATCAACCGTTGAACGATCCTGAGGCTGTTCATGACGGCGTGATTGATGCGGAGAAAACGCCGCCGTCAACTACGGCTAATCCTGAACCGGAACCGAAGGATAACCGGATCGCGTCCGCACCGGTTTCCGATGACAAAACCAAACCTGAGCAGCCTGCTGTTGTTTCCGCCCGTCAACCAAGTGATGATCGTTAG
- the rfaH gene encoding transcription/translation regulatory transformer protein RfaH has translation MEAWYLLYCKRGQLLRAKEHLERQDVACLSPMITLDKIIRGKRTEVCEPLFPNYLFVEFDPERIHTTTISATRGVSNFVRFGNYPATIPQQVINDLLQYPPQGITDPQTPQPGDEVMITDGIFTGLQAIYTEPDGETRSMLLLNLLNKQVRQSIDNRQFQKM, from the coding sequence ATGGAAGCTTGGTATCTACTATATTGTAAACGTGGTCAATTACTGCGGGCGAAAGAGCATTTAGAACGCCAGGATGTCGCTTGCCTGAGTCCTATGATTACGTTGGATAAAATCATACGGGGCAAACGTACCGAAGTATGTGAGCCGCTGTTTCCGAACTATCTGTTCGTAGAGTTCGATCCTGAACGAATCCACACAACCACCATCAGCGCCACACGCGGGGTGAGTAATTTTGTGCGCTTCGGCAATTACCCCGCCACGATCCCCCAGCAGGTGATCAATGACCTGTTACAGTATCCGCCGCAGGGCATTACCGATCCGCAAACGCCTCAGCCGGGCGATGAAGTGATGATTACGGACGGAATTTTTACCGGCTTGCAGGCTATCTACACGGAACCGGATGGTGAAACCCGCTCAATGCTATTACTGAATTTGCTGAACAAGCAGGTTCGCCAGAGCATTGATAACCGCCAATTCCAGAAAATGTAA
- the tatD gene encoding 3'-5' ssDNA/RNA exonuclease TatD codes for MFDIGVNLTSSQFAKDREQVVARAKLAGVSGMLVTGTNVEESRQALALTAEYPDYCWATAGVHPHDASRWDDSAAEQLHHLAQSDSVVAIGECGLDFNRNFSSPEQQERAFNAQLALAAELSMPVFLHCRDAHARFIALLAPWLDKLPAAVVHCFTGDRRELDECLAAGLMIGITGWVCDERRGLALRSLLKHIPCDRLLLETDAPYLLPRDLMPKPASRRNESCFLPHIVSQVAAWREEDAAWLGRKTDENARRVFRLG; via the coding sequence ATGTTCGATATCGGAGTCAACTTAACCAGCTCTCAGTTTGCGAAAGATCGGGAGCAGGTTGTCGCTCGCGCAAAACTGGCTGGCGTCAGCGGGATGTTGGTGACGGGAACCAATGTTGAGGAAAGCCGTCAGGCTTTGGCGCTGACGGCGGAATACCCAGATTATTGCTGGGCGACGGCGGGGGTTCACCCGCATGACGCCAGCCGCTGGGATGATTCAGCCGCCGAGCAGCTTCATCATCTGGCGCAATCGGATTCTGTGGTCGCTATTGGCGAGTGCGGGCTCGATTTCAACCGCAACTTTTCATCCCCTGAACAACAAGAGCGGGCATTCAACGCTCAGTTGGCGCTGGCGGCAGAGTTATCAATGCCCGTATTTCTGCACTGCCGTGATGCCCATGCCCGTTTTATCGCTCTCCTGGCCCCTTGGTTAGATAAGCTGCCGGCGGCGGTGGTGCACTGTTTTACCGGCGATCGGCGCGAGCTTGACGAATGCCTGGCCGCAGGGCTAATGATCGGTATTACCGGCTGGGTCTGCGATGAACGCCGTGGGCTTGCGTTGCGCTCGCTGTTGAAACATATTCCGTGCGATCGGCTGCTGCTGGAAACCGATGCCCCCTATTTACTCCCTCGGGATTTAATGCCTAAACCTGCATCCCGCCGTAATGAATCCTGTTTTCTCCCTCATATTGTCAGTCAGGTGGCTGCCTGGCGCGAGGAAGATGCCGCATGGCTGGGGCGGAAAACGGACGAAAATGCCCGCCGGGTTTTCCGGTTGGGGTGA
- the fre gene encoding NAD(P)H-flavin reductase translates to MTTLSCKVTLVEAITDTVYRVRLLPEAPFSFRAGQYLMVVMDERDKRPFSMASTPMDTGFIELHIGASELNLYAMAVMERILQERALTVDIPYGEAWLREESDRPLVLIAGGTGFSYARSILLTALAQQPERDVSIYWGGRENKHLYDLPELESLAGQYPNLRVVPVVEQPEEGWQGRTGTVLGAVLQDYGSLADYDIYIAGRFEMAKIARERFCNERGARLDRLFGDAFSFI, encoded by the coding sequence ATGACGACATTGAGCTGTAAAGTGACTTTGGTAGAAGCAATAACCGATACGGTTTATCGGGTTCGTTTATTACCTGAGGCGCCTTTTTCTTTCCGTGCTGGTCAGTATCTGATGGTCGTGATGGATGAACGGGATAAGCGTCCTTTTTCTATGGCATCCACGCCGATGGATACGGGTTTTATTGAGCTGCATATTGGTGCTTCCGAGCTGAATCTTTACGCTATGGCGGTAATGGAACGCATACTGCAAGAGAGAGCGCTTACGGTGGATATCCCGTACGGCGAAGCGTGGCTGCGCGAAGAGAGCGATCGTCCGCTGGTGTTAATCGCCGGCGGTACGGGCTTCTCGTATGCGCGATCGATTTTGCTGACGGCGCTGGCCCAGCAACCGGAACGTGATGTCTCGATTTATTGGGGGGGCAGGGAAAACAAGCACCTTTACGATCTGCCGGAACTGGAATCCCTTGCCGGGCAGTACCCCAATTTGCGGGTCGTCCCGGTGGTGGAGCAGCCGGAAGAGGGCTGGCAGGGCAGGACGGGAACCGTACTGGGCGCTGTTTTGCAAGATTACGGCTCGCTGGCCGATTACGACATCTATATCGCCGGACGATTCGAGATGGCGAAGATCGCCCGCGAGCGATTCTGCAATGAACGGGGCGCCCGGCTGGATCGTCTGTTCGGCGATGCCTTTTCCTTTATCTGA